In Toxoplasma gondii ME49 chromosome X, whole genome shotgun sequence, a single genomic region encodes these proteins:
- a CDS encoding hypothetical protein (encoded by transcript TGME49_228100) — protein sequence METDVVCCRCVEVKAVGVESLAASPDSRWLAVARTNGTVEIYDTSTNCLAVRLSDENCSSARSLLWVPATRKAASIAYDAAAARAGEAVASASGKNAFPRKRVREEESEREDDSACELCEWRLVAAGLHGVISEWNLRTQRIQSESPSYGGAIFSLSSPPHGAPANFFAAACDDGRVRLFAVQGAPARAAMGQEADDGEVGAEEDGILLKASLPKTATRLLSVAWYAPGLLFAATAASTILRFSSSSLSDRASAASFASVFGAGTFVADGKMILIHGSRGRQYRQKDGEDAQIESKRGASPVLVWCLYSLPSVRLLLSGDSTGCVTVWSVPTCVALRRLQLHAADVLNLEAHAAVALGGALGKRGDEKGENRQALLRDRAMVTVVSSGVDGKLAVAVRQKEGDWVAGPAKYPHKCDIRGLALLPLLLQGNAAGTRKRLLHLASPSSLVAWTGAVDGAIRCSERLTGLSSVRGPPPSLPFHPLAAGILPRISVAGRGNEGLVLACSDSGLELWNVGPVASGPRPSPLHDSSSLPVSLSTSASVVKLLRVSLRDNLRPRCSDLTPDGTLVAAGSRRGLHLFGVHLKELEIVDVEGGRGCDAVRDVRALRFLSDTVLACCCSVSRSKKSCRRFRFSSELADRKSVLSRNASHGEESDAEAKGTEETLKKKRTAEKNRQADSQAPVELHVQHNKEAAIALATAAVEAEWSALDDAENEQGTVLGGYRLVFLDVWRGGKVLAELGPFPYPIRSFDVSDDGSLLSCLFSLGSLLVVSLADFSPVRFFRGFPQSIRTPISCSCFSPALPVGSDARRRRRSICLFSTRRQYCIVPLLDERVGETARWDDTAEAEVFGQAEEASAEVAADYGGNKALKATKKKRKDRAVSETPQRADEDGSRGDESTKRGRKIKVRRIPASCIAPSDGPIINALWLSKSWLPSQLEVECRGSQSSGVVPTSVASSDSCSILLCLTPSVVCRLPTLSAARHHTLSAAARRDAPLGSPSLLASSHTPSVDGHLTLEAVRESEREKRKEDKKSRPLRPAPSSGSSESEVEEDDDEESFPLEASGGARGAFGLHTRPLVEDLCLSPSVSRSRSASGFPAANVSVALLPLYASGRVPHSLAALSTGMFELLSPSLRRLWLLHSQCSSRPGGSKEELKKAPVVGIKGEQVTALCGPRPSPRPSLSTTCSSPSSLSSGAGAGMETEKQGDGISDLAGVKRRGEKEGGSDASVAEGRETAGAVPVVDKAKFSVLRRSPGHGFLSLLLLANRQDAGKKKGKGGEAEKRMQGGGILMLIEALDGAAGEPENMEAPFNRKRYGT from the exons ATGGAGACCGACGTCGTTTGCTGCAG ATGCGTGGAGGTGAAGGCAGTCGGCGTGGAGTCGCTGGCGGCGAGTCCTGACAGTCGGTGGTTGGCTGTCGCGCGAACGAATGGAACAGTGGAAATCTACGACACTTCGACGAACTGTCTTGCTGTC CGCCTTAGCGATGAAAATTGCTCGTCGGCCCGGTCTCTCTTGTGGGTTCCTGCAACTCGCAAAGCTGCGAGTATCGCCTACGATGCGGCGGCAGCGCGCGCTGGAGAGGCTGTAGCTTCTGCCAGTGGAAAAAATGCGTTTCCGAGGAAGCGCGTACGCGAAGAAGaatccgagagagaagacgacagcgCATGCGAACTGTGCGAATGGCGCCTTGTCGCGGCAGGCCTCCACGGCGTCATCTCGGAGTGGAATCTGCGGACGCAGCGCATTCAG TCCGAGTCCCCTTCGTATGGAGGTGCaatcttttctctctcgtcgccgcCTCATGGCGCCCCTGCGAATTTCTTCGCGGCTGCTTGCGACGACGGCCGCGTGAGGCTCTTCGCAGTGCAAGGCGCACCGGCGCGGGCGGCGATGGGGCAGGAGGCAGACGACGGCGAAGTCGGAGCAGAGGAGGACGGCATTTTGCTCAAGGCGTCTCTGCCCAAGACTGCAA cgcgtctcctctccgtcgcgtGGTACGCCCCTGGTCTGTTGTTCGCCGCCACTGCTGCGTCGACGattctccgcttctcttcttcttcactttccgATCGCGCCTCGGCCGCCTCGTTTGCGTCTGTCTTCGGCGCAGGGACCTTCGTGGCCGATGGAAAAATGATTTTGATTCATGGGTCCCGTGGACGCCAATACCGACagaaagatggagaagacgcTCAGATAGAGAGCAAAAGAG GAGCGTCGCCAGTGCTCGTCTGGTGTCTCTAttctcttccctccgttCGCTTGCTCTTaagcggagacagcacaGGCTGTGTGACCGTCTGGTCGGTGCCGACATGCGTGgcgcttcgtcgcctgcAGTTGCATGCCGCGGACGTTCTGAATCtcgaggcgcatgcagccgtgGCCTTGGGCGGGGCTCTGGGGAAAcgcggagacgaaaaaggcgagaacagGCAGGCGCTGTTGAGAGATCGGGCGATGGTCACGGTCGTCTCGTCGGGCGTTGATGGAAAGTTGGCTGTTGCAGTTCGACAAAAG GAAGGCGACTGGGTCGCTGGCCCAGCCAAGTATCCGCATAAGTGCGATATTCGAGGCCTCgccctcctccctcttttgCTTCAAGGGAATGCCGCAGGGACCCGAAAGAGGCTTCTTcacctcgcttctccttcctctcttgttgCCTGGACCGGAGCCGTCGACGGCGCCATCCGATGCAGCGAACGCCTCACAGGCCTATCC AGTGTGAGAGGCCCGCCGCCCAGCCTGCCGTTTCATCCCTTGGCTGCTGGCATCCTTCCACGCATCAGCGTCGCCGGTCGGGGGAACGAGGGTCTCGTCTTGGCTTGCAGTGACAGCGGCCTCGAACTTTG GAATGTCGGCCCAGTTGCTTCTGGCCCTCGTCCCTCGCCGTTGCAtgactcttcttcgcttcctgtctccctttccacGTCCGCCTCGGTTGTGAAGCTCCTGCGTGTCAGTCTCCGCGATAATTTGAGGCCTCGTTGCAGTGACCTAACACCGGATGGGACGCTGGTGGCTGCCGGCAGTCGCCGTGGTCTTCACCTCTTCGGTGTGCATCTCAAAGAG TTGGAGATCGTCGACGTCGAAGGCGGGCGCGGCTGCGACGCGGTGCGCGACGTGCGAGCGCTTCGGTTCCTCAGCGACACTGTCCTTGCATGTTGTTGCTCGGTTTCTCGTTCCAAGAAGAGTTGCCGGCGCTTCCGGTTTTCTTCCGAACTTGCGGACAGGAAATCGGTTCTCTCACGCAACGCCAGCCacggcgaagagagcgacgcggaGGCAAAGGGCACTGAAGagactctgaagaagaagcgcacggcggagaagaaccgCCAGGCCGACTCTCAAGCTCCCGTTGAATTGCATGTTCAGCACAACAAGGAGGCGGCCATTGCCTTGGCGACTGCGGCCGTTGAGGCAGAGTGGAGTGCACTAGACGatgcagaaaacgagcaaGGAACCGTGTTAGGCGGATACCGTCTTGTGTTCCTCGATGTGTGGCGAGGTGGCAAGGTCCTGGCGGAGCTCGGGCCGTTTCCCTACC CGATTCGGTCTTTCGACGTCTCCGATGACggctctctgctgtcttgtctcttttctctggggTCACTGCTCGTCGTTTCACTTGCAGATTTCTCGcctgttcgttttttccgcgGCTTCCCGCAGTCGATTCGGACGCCGATTTCttgttcttgtttctctccggcTCTGCCCGTCGGGAGCGATGCCCGAAGGCGCCGGCGCAGCAtctgccttttctccacTAGGAGACAATACTGTATCGTTCCCCTTTTGGACGAGCGTGTGGGAGAGACGGCGCGCTGGGACGACACTGCAGAAGCGGAGGTCTTTGGCCAAGCCGAGGAGGCAAGTGCAGAAGTTGCGGCAGATTATGGAGGCAACAAAGCtctgaaggcgacgaagaagaagcgaaaagatCGAGCGGTTTCAGAGACACCTCAACGTGCGGACGAGGACGGGAGCCGCGGAGACGAAAGCacaaaaagaggaagaaaaatcAAAGTCAGACGG ATCCCGGCTTCTTGCATCGCACCTTCAGACGGCCCCATCATCAACGCTTTGTGGTTGAGCAAGAGCTGGTTACCTTCGCAGCTGGAAGTTGAGTGCCGCGGTTCTCAGTCTTCCGGTGTTGTGCCGACTTCTGTTGCCTCCTCTGACTCTTGTTCTatccttctctgtctcactcCGTCTGTAGTTTGTCGCCTGCCTACTCTGTCGGCTGCTCGCCATCACACGCTCAGCGCGGCTGCAAGGCGCGACGCTCCCTTGGGGTCTCCTTCTTTGCTTGCTTCGTCTCACACGCCTTCTGTGGACGGTCACCTTACCTTGGAGGCTGTCCgggaaagcgaaagagagaaacgaaaggaagacaagaagTCACGACCGCTTCGTCCAGCGCCGTCCAGTGGAAGCAGCGAGTCTGAAGTTGAGGAGGACGATGACGAGGAAAGTTTTCCTTTGGAGGCATCTGGTGGAGCCCGAGGAGCATTCGGTCTCCACACCCGTCCGCTAGTTGAG gatctttgtctctcgccgtcggTCTCTCGATCTCGTTCTGCATCTGGCTTCCCCGCTGCCAacgtctccgtcgcccttcttcctctgtatGCCTCTGGGCGAGTCCCGCATTCCCTCGCTGCTCTTTCAACTGGCATGTTCgagcttctgtctccgtcacTTCGGCGACTCTGGCTGCTCCACTCTCAGTGTTCTTCGCGTCCGGGAGGGAGCAAAGAGGAACTGAAGAAAGCGCCAGTGGTAGGCATCAAGGGCGAACAAGTGACGGCTCTGTGTGGCCCTCGCCCTAGCCCAAGACCCTCCCTATCGACGACTTgctcctcgccgtcgtctctgtcctcaGGCGCGGGAGCGgggatggagacagaaaagcaagGAGATGGCATCTCAGACTTGGCAGGGGTGAAGAGGCggggggagaaagaaggtggCTCCGATGCCAGTGTGGctgaggggagagagacggccgGGGCAGTTCCTGTCGTCGACAAGGCAAAGTTTTCGGTTCTGCGCCGAAGTCCTGGCCATggctttctttcgctgctgctgctggcAAATCGCCAAGacgcggggaagaagaagggcaagggcggcgaagcagagaaacgcatgcagggcgGAGGCATTCTCATGTTGATCGAGGCCTTGGACGGCGCCGCCGGAGAGCCTGAAAACATGGAGGCGCCCTTCAACAGAAAGCGCTACGGCACGTAA
- a CDS encoding hypothetical protein (encoded by transcript TGME49_228110~Signal peptide predicted by SignalP 2.0 HMM (probability 0.997) with cleavage site probability 0.549 at residue 20~Predicted trans-membrane domain (TMHMM2.0):3-23:29-49:53-73) — translation MGLHHLAASSAAVLLAGGTAAYLKANSLPSLVGSAGLASTFMASTYFFTQTDHIGGASLMATLGGVATAAVGYRRYMVAAKPTVPVTLIVMGVLNTAYYGYQTLQFKDNITGARTVPASGEELREGRLMPRRLE, via the exons ATGGGACTTCATCACTTGGCAGCAAGCAGCGCGGCTGTGCTCCTAGCGGGCGGCACTGCAGCGTATCTAAAAGCGAATTCCCTGCCTTCTTTGGTGGGTAGTGCCGGGTTGGCCAGCACTTTCATGGCAAGCACCTATTTCTTCACGCAAACCGACCATATTGGCGGGGCGTCGCTTATGGCGACTCTTGGCGGTGTAGCCACCGCTGCCGTGGGATACAGGAGGTACATGGTA GCGGCGAAGCCAACCGTGCCAGTCACCCTGATTGTTATGGGGGTACTCAACACAGCTTACTACGGCTACCAGACGTTGCAGTTCAAGGACAACAT CACAGGCGCGAGAACTGTGCCCGCGTCTGGGGAGGAGCTGCGCGAAGGACGTCTGATGCCAAGGCGATTGGAATAG
- a CDS encoding dihydrouridine synthase (dus) protein (encoded by transcript TGME49_228080), with protein MASRVGPESPSAGCQKQPADVKSGDALKSPSPSSTVSAWSRASSSLSTGAVSPPSCSPSSLLAGSPLTCRSSIGLPGERPSSSVSEAPAVAHAETQQRATAGYVFVVGKRRRESADASDMHSAALPLPPNLPPFVSFNCDHLLSALNPELLGAHAAICLQRGEAPMVPDWIRASGFSSEGSDEEESDGDTDRCVKEGNARPASASLPSSLPTSSSSKSSASASTPPPPQGHEGPCGGQWVKKQERETRRWSTRRLLKEAERLGALTTNNGGQLTLSEESSAERESARQVGHCSCRVEGEANEGGSLQERRGALLLQLQRRFDDRLRRLQRGGEGGGLGLGAVRKLLEWHAESDGKTRSREAGLGAALASSPSGLHEDGGELKQRENSSRDAGAEEREREETKNGAEERSQKDDGRQRNSEEAGDGRPAPHNSGTKGKKASFNPLVEWCGNEESAHLEENDVEGGTMRGGKEERTAADAPEFSSAQEGRERVSEDASCAREKRRSCRADGDDEERSKTQDGDETRKRRRGQNSAVERLANTQQIRKEAAAQDFCLRMAACGSCEGAEGKAADGLDKAPPGGSNHEGENENDSREGETNVEAKQRRMHAQKVVPVCRRPHDLKAFLKTRPEDIQTRSCPFFDAGFPLCPFGACCRFGACHIDAEGFNLCADGSRVTPDALEALQRRLHAEEELNCVSSFRAKTIAQDRKQKVGSNCGPGHLDTSSEHPRFSDDTAVASCLPSSPSSTPPCATSALSSSLDAEGCSCSSSASSFSSSAFPVDGETERLRVGSLSALSPREQRVATRETFRRRLLDSPRGRGRRLILAPLTTVGNLPFRRLCVELGAEVTVSEMAVAKSIVDGKQSELSLLKRHKSETFFGVQIAGGTPEVLNACTDILASEDVSCDFIDLNAACPLVQLHRRFKAGACMLDHPKRLESLVESMTTRHPEVPVTVKLRTANQGKKQVLHSFIRRLGDAGAAALIVHGRTAQQRYTKAADWSYVAQCREALDSSTPLIGCGDIFSSPEFEFRLASGASDGLMIARAALVKPWVFTEISERKVWDISASERLDLLKRFVRFGLEHWGSDSRGVATTRRFLLELLSFQHRYVPPPFFEFLPQLLQWRPSPFVARSNLENMLASPSVKDWIDISSLLLGPPPEDFSFVPKHASNSYAPLSSSTSSLSTVRASADPSGLQPPSGGLLFDVTSFFHSQILGNGVVREFGA; from the exons ATGGCAAGTCGAGTGGGGCCAGAGAGTCCTTCTGCTGGGTGTCAGAAGCAGCCCGCAGACGTGAAGTCGGGCGATGCCCTCAAGTCGCCCTCTCCGAGTTCCACGGTCTCTGCGTGgtctcgcgcctcttcgtcgttgAGTACTGGCGCCGTGTCCCCGCCTTCgtgttcgccttcttctctccttgcagGATCTCCGTTGACTTGTCGCTCCTCGATTGGCCTCCCAGGAGAGAggccctcttcgtctgtcagCGAGGCTCCTGctgtcgcgcatgcagagacacagcagagagcgacggcagGCTACGTCTTCGTGGTGGgcaaaaggagacgagagagtgCTGACGCAAGTGACATGCACTCCGCCGCTCTTCCCTTGCCACCGAATCTGCctcccttcgtttccttcaaCTGTGACCATTTGCTCAGTGCGCTGAATCCAGAACTCCTTGGTGCGCATGCGGCCATTTGCCTGCAACGAGGCGAGGCTCCAATGGTCCCCGACTGGATCCGGGCATCTGGATTTTCTTCGGAGGGtagcgacgaagaagaatcgGACGGCGATACGGATAGATGTGTCAAGGAGGGAAACGCACGCCCAGCTTCTGCGagtctcccctcttctcttccgacatcctcgtcttcgaagtcttctgcttctgcctcaaCTCCGCCTCCCCCACAGGGACACGAGGGCCCCTGCGGTGGCCAGTGGgtgaagaaacaggagagggagactcGACGGTGGTCGACGCGAAGGCTCTtgaaggaagcagagcgtCTTGGCGCCCTCACGACAAACAACGGGGGTCAGCTGACCCTTTCAGAGGAATCATCTGCTGAGCGAGAAAGTGCGAGACAGGTGGGACACTGTTCGTGTCGAGTTGAGGGTGAAGCAAACGAGGGCGGATCActtcaagagagaagaggcgcccTTCTGTTGCAGCTTCAGCGGCGCTTCGACGACAGACTGAGAAGACTGCAGAGAGGTGGCGAGGGAGGGGGCCTTGGTCTTGGCGCCGTGAGGAAGCTTCTTGAGTGGCATGCAGAAAGTGATGGAAAAACGCGCTCACGGGAGGCCGGCCTTGGCGCGgcgctcgcttcttctccgtcgggTCTGCATGAAGATGGCGGCGAGttgaagcagcgagagaactcATCACGTGACGCTGGAgcggaagagcgagaaagagaggagacaaagaacggTGCAGAGGAGAGGTCTCAGAAAGACGATGGGAGGCAGAGGAACTCCGAAGAGGCGGGAGATGGAAGGCCTGCGCCCCACAATTCCGgaacgaaggggaagaaagcaagtTTTAACCCTCTCGTGGAGTGGTGTGGGAACGAAGAATCGGCACActtggaagaaaacgacgtcGAGGGCGGCACTATGAGGggagggaaggaggaaaggacgGCAGCTGATGCACCCGAGTTTTCGAGTGCACAAgaggggcgagagagagtgagcgaagacgcgagttgtgcaagggagaagaggcggtCGTGTCGTGCAGACGGGGATGACGAAGAAAGATCAAAGACCCAGGATGGAGACGAAACACGCAAACGTCGCCGAGGTCAAAACAGCGCTGTGGAACGGCTAGCCAACACACAACAAATTCGGAAGGAGGCAGCAGCTCAG GATTTCTGCCTGCGCatggctgcatgcggctcGTGCGAGGGCGCCGAGGGCAAGGCTGCTGACGGGCTCGACAAGGCGCCGCCGGGAGGCAGCAACCACGAGGGCGAAAACGAAAATGATTCCCGGGAAGGGGAGACGAACGTGGAGGCGAAAcaaagacgcatgcacgcccAGAAAGTTGTTCCAGTTTGCAGACGCCCGCATGACTTAAAAGCATTTCTTAAG ACAAGGCCAGAAGATATTCAGACGCGGTCGTGTCCATTTTTCGACGCGgggtttcctctctgtccatTCGGCGCATGCTGTCGATTCGGCGCTTGCCACATCGACGCTGAAG GTTTCAACCTTTGTGCGGATGGAAGCCGAGTGACCCCTGACGCACTAGAGGCGCTTCAgcgtcgtctgcatgcagaagaagaactaaactgcgtctcgtctttcAGAGCAAAGACTATCGCACAggacaggaaacagaaagtgGGGAGCAATTGTGGGCCTGGGCATCTCGACACGTCCAGTGAACATCCTAGATTTTCTGACGACACTGCTGTTGCCTCTTGTCTTCCGTCATCCCCGTCAAGTACCCCTCCGTGCGCTACGTctgcgctttcttcttccctcgatGCCGAAGGATGCagctgttcttcttctgcctcttcgttctcttcttctgctttccctgtggacggggagacagagcgtCTCCGTGTGGGGtcgctttctgctctctcgcctcgtgAGCAGCGCGTCGCAACTCGAGAGACATTTCGTCGGCGCCTCCTCGATAGTCCACGAGGACGAGGTCGGAGGTTGATTTTGGCGCCTCTGACGACTGTGGGGAATCTCCCTTTCCGACGTCTCTGTGTGGAACTCGGCGCTGAAGTGACG gTGTCTGAGATGGCAGTCGCAAAGTCGATTGTAGACGGAAAACAATCCGAACTTTCGCTCCTTAA GCGCCACAAAAGCGAGACGTTTTTTGGTGTCCAAATCGCAGGCGGCACGCCAGAAGTGCTCAACGC aTGCACCGATATTCTTGCAAGTGAAGACGTTTCTTGCGACTTCATCGATCTCAACGCTGCGTGCCCTCTGGTGCAGCTGCACCGTCGATTCAAAG cgggcgcatgcatgctggATCATCCAAAGCGACTGGAGTCCCTGGTGGAAAGCATGACGACGAGACATCCCGAGGTCCCCGTCACCGTCAAGCTGCGGACGGCGAATCAAGGGAAGAAACAAGTTCTCCACAGCTTTATTCGCCG CctcggagacgcaggagcaGCCGCTTTGATTGTCCACGGACGCACAGCCCAGCAACGCTACACCAAGGCAGCGGACTGGAGTTACGTGGCGCAGTGTCGAGAAGCATTGGATTCGTCGACTCCCCTTATTG GATGCGGAGACATTTTCAGCAGCCCAGAGTTTGAGTTTCGACTTGCGTCGGGAGCCTCCGACGGGTTGATGATTGCTCGTGCTGCTTTAGTGAAACCTTGGGTCTTCACGGAAATTTCTGAAAGAAAGGTCTGGGATATTTCTGCTTCCGAGCGTCTTGACTTGTTGAAA AGATTCGTTCGCTTCGGTCTCGAGCACTGGGGCTCCGACTCTCGAGGAGTGGCCACCACGAGAAGGTTCCTCCTGGAGTTGCTCTCCTTTCAACACCGCTACGTGCCTCCGCCGTTCTTCGAGTTTCTTCCGCAACTGCTGCAATGGCGTCCTTCTCCGTTTGTGGCGCGATCGAATTTGGAAAACATGCTGGCAAGTCCCTCCGTCAAA GACTGGATTGACatttcgtcgcttcttctcggacCGCCCCCGGAAGACTTCTCCTTTGTTCCAAAGCACGCATCGAATTCGTATGCTCCTCTTTCCAGCTcaacttcttctctttcgacaGTTCGTGCCTCCGCGGATCCATCTGGCCTGCAGCCTCCTTCAGGAGGGCTTCTCTTCGATGTAACGTCTTTCTTTCATTCGCAAATCCTAGGCAATGGTGTGGTGCGAGAGTTCGGTGCCTGA